The proteins below are encoded in one region of Tindallia magadiensis:
- a CDS encoding BMC domain-containing protein produces MSQALGLVETKGLVGAIEAGDAMVKAASVTIEGFEKIGFGLVTVMVRGDVGAVKAATDAGAEAARAVGELHSVHVIPRPHSEVERAILKKSE; encoded by the coding sequence ATGAGTCAAGCATTAGGATTAGTAGAAACAAAAGGATTAGTAGGTGCCATTGAGGCAGGAGATGCCATGGTAAAAGCCGCTAGTGTTACGATTGAAGGCTTCGAAAAAATCGGATTTGGTCTTGTAACCGTTATGGTGCGAGGCGATGTAGGAGCTGTAAAAGCCGCAACCGATGCTGGTGCAGAGGCTGCCCGTGCTGTAGGCGAACTTCATTCTGTGCATGTTATTCCAAGACCTCATTCCGAAGTAGAACGTGCCATCCTTAAGAAGAGCGAATAA
- a CDS encoding UbiX family flavin prenyltransferase: protein MKIIVGISGGSGAIYGVALLQALKQLGVETHLVVSKMGEYVLQHECGMNLQELESMVAVRYEATDLAASISSGSFKTDGMVIVPCSMRSLAAVANGISDNLLTRAADVVLKEQRKLVMVARETPLSVIHLENMLKLARMGAVIMPASPGFYHQPETLEDIVAIMVGRTLDQLGIDHQLVQRWGEK from the coding sequence ATGAAAATTATTGTTGGAATTTCAGGAGGTAGCGGTGCCATTTATGGAGTGGCACTGCTACAAGCCTTAAAACAACTGGGAGTAGAAACCCATTTAGTTGTTTCAAAAATGGGTGAATATGTATTACAGCATGAATGTGGCATGAACCTGCAGGAACTAGAGAGCATGGTCGCTGTACGCTACGAGGCCACAGATCTGGCCGCCAGTATTTCCAGCGGTTCCTTTAAGACCGATGGGATGGTGATTGTTCCCTGTTCCATGAGAAGCTTGGCCGCTGTTGCTAATGGAATCTCTGATAATCTTCTGACCAGAGCTGCTGATGTTGTATTAAAAGAACAGCGAAAACTGGTTATGGTCGCACGAGAAACACCTCTTAGTGTTATTCATCTGGAAAACATGTTAAAATTAGCTAGAATGGGTGCTGTCATTATGCCGGCATCTCCAGGTTTTTATCATCAACCAGAAACCTTGGAAGATATAGTTGCCATCATGGTTGGAAGAACCTTGGATCAGCTAGGAATAGATCATCAGCTAGTCCAGCGATGGGGCGAAAAATAA
- a CDS encoding cysteine hydrolase family protein: MPRHAILVIDMLNDFVGEKAPLRCPGGDDIIEPLQKLFKWVRSRQDDDIHLVHIQEAHRKHDADFRVRPVHAVDGTWGSDFIPALYPEGDEYIVKKRRHSGFAHTDLDLYLKEENIDTVVVTGVWTNVCVRSTATDALANAYKVITLSDGCASKTDAMHEHGLVDLSIFTKVMSIDEYIDAWNKGEDPWIGGGDAENKVE, translated from the coding sequence ATGCCAAGACATGCTATTTTGGTTATTGATATGTTAAATGATTTTGTTGGAGAAAAAGCACCTCTTCGATGCCCCGGTGGCGATGATATTATCGAGCCTTTACAAAAACTGTTTAAGTGGGTCAGAAGTCGTCAGGACGACGACATTCATCTGGTGCATATCCAGGAAGCACATCGAAAGCACGATGCAGATTTTCGCGTACGACCTGTTCACGCCGTAGACGGAACTTGGGGTTCTGACTTTATACCAGCTCTTTATCCAGAAGGAGATGAGTATATCGTAAAGAAAAGACGGCATAGTGGATTTGCCCATACGGATTTAGATCTTTACCTGAAAGAAGAAAACATTGATACTGTTGTCGTTACAGGTGTCTGGACAAATGTATGCGTTCGAAGTACGGCTACGGATGCTTTAGCCAATGCCTACAAGGTCATCACCCTTAGTGATGGTTGTGCGTCCAAGACAGATGCAATGCATGAACACGGTCTGGTAGATCTTAGTATTTTCACCAAAGTAATGTCTATTGACGAATACATTGATGCCTGGAACAAGGGAGAAGATCCTTGGATCGGTGGAGGCGACGCTGAAAATAAGGTGGAGTAG
- a CDS encoding BMC domain-containing protein → MQALGFVETRSLVAALKAADAMAKAADVRVADFNRVGSGIVAVIVEGEVAAVKAAVEHGKAEAEKIAEIISWNVLARPHDDVANLMEQEE, encoded by the coding sequence ATGCAAGCCTTAGGCTTTGTAGAAACCAGAAGTTTAGTAGCCGCCTTAAAAGCGGCGGATGCCATGGCAAAAGCCGCTGATGTCAGAGTCGCCGATTTTAATCGAGTCGGCTCAGGAATTGTAGCCGTCATTGTTGAAGGTGAAGTGGCTGCCGTGAAAGCGGCTGTCGAACATGGCAAAGCAGAAGCCGAAAAAATTGCTGAAATTATTTCATGGAATGTCTTAGCCCGACCACATGACGATGTGGCAAACCTGATGGAGCAGGAGGAATAG
- a CDS encoding UbiD family decarboxylase, whose protein sequence is MEKQMLRATLEAFRQRNELKVCRQEVDLTYELGAVLKHYRNEVPILFEKVKGHRMPVAGALFGERQAYYDMMKMTPKNRLFKMMAAVASPQPVKHVTKAPVKEEIITTGIHLEKMFPIPKFHEQDSSTYITSGIVALKDPDTGKTHLSVRRLQVNGAREVSVLVASPLARQQYAQLEAQNKPLEIAIILGYDHSLLLASQISSQLYGVDKYEVDSALRGEALELVSCHQIDLSVPAHAEIVLEGVMPPRKRKPEGPFGELMGYYGGVGDHPVAEIKTVLQRKKPIFQTAFPCREEHLSNGLIREMELYQAVKNVAGVADVNVTVAGGCRFHAVVSLHEAKPGEAKSAILAALGSNKDLKQVIIVDDDINIYDPEDVELAVATRFQASRDLVVIPEAVGSGLDPSNGIRGVSDKMGIDATAPSGEMRQKFHRAIIPGYEKLDIGRYFPEEK, encoded by the coding sequence ATGGAAAAGCAAATGCTCCGCGCTACTTTAGAAGCTTTTCGTCAACGAAATGAGCTGAAAGTATGCCGCCAAGAAGTAGATTTAACTTATGAGTTAGGCGCTGTATTAAAACACTATCGTAACGAGGTTCCTATTCTTTTTGAAAAAGTAAAAGGTCATCGAATGCCGGTTGCCGGTGCTCTTTTCGGCGAAAGGCAAGCCTATTATGATATGATGAAGATGACCCCGAAAAACCGATTATTCAAAATGATGGCTGCCGTTGCTAGTCCTCAGCCCGTTAAGCACGTAACCAAGGCTCCCGTAAAAGAAGAAATTATTACCACTGGCATTCATCTGGAAAAAATGTTTCCTATTCCAAAATTTCATGAACAAGATTCTTCCACTTATATTACCTCTGGAATTGTTGCTTTAAAAGATCCAGACACAGGAAAAACCCATCTTTCCGTGCGAAGACTTCAGGTAAATGGAGCGCGAGAAGTCAGTGTATTGGTTGCTTCACCTTTAGCTAGGCAACAGTATGCCCAGTTGGAAGCCCAGAACAAACCTTTGGAAATAGCGATTATCCTCGGATATGATCACAGCTTATTGTTAGCTTCACAGATCAGCAGCCAGCTTTATGGCGTTGATAAGTATGAGGTAGACAGTGCTTTAAGAGGCGAAGCGCTAGAGCTGGTTTCCTGCCATCAAATTGATTTATCCGTTCCGGCTCATGCCGAAATTGTTCTGGAAGGTGTTATGCCGCCTAGGAAACGAAAACCAGAAGGCCCCTTCGGTGAACTTATGGGATATTACGGCGGTGTTGGCGACCATCCTGTGGCCGAAATTAAAACCGTGCTTCAACGAAAAAAACCTATCTTTCAAACGGCTTTCCCCTGCCGGGAGGAACATCTTTCCAATGGCCTTATACGCGAAATGGAACTGTACCAGGCCGTGAAAAATGTGGCAGGCGTTGCCGATGTCAATGTTACCGTGGCTGGCGGATGTCGCTTCCACGCGGTGGTCTCTCTCCACGAAGCAAAACCAGGAGAAGCTAAGTCAGCTATTCTTGCCGCTTTAGGAAGTAACAAAGACTTAAAACAGGTAATTATTGTAGATGACGATATTAACATTTATGACCCGGAAGATGTAGAGTTGGCCGTTGCCACTCGCTTCCAGGCTTCCAGAGATCTTGTTGTCATTCCGGAAGCCGTAGGCTCCGGTTTGGATCCTTCCAACGGAATCCGGGGCGTCAGTGATAAAATGGGCATCGACGCTACAGCCCCTTCTGGCGAAATGCGGCAAAAGTTTCACCGGGCCATCATTCCCGGCTATGAAAAACTAGACATAGGGCGTTATTTTCCGGAAGAAAAGTAA
- a CDS encoding BMC domain-containing protein produces MSGALGMIEAIGLTSAMTAVDAACKAADIQMVGYEKVIGAGAAITITVYFTGEVAAVQSGVDAGVKAAEVSGRVLAHRVIPRPDEDVMKKLIAVKAVKKETKKTRLKDPKGPEKEAKS; encoded by the coding sequence ATGAGTGGAGCTCTTGGTATGATTGAAGCAATCGGACTGACCTCTGCCATGACAGCTGTTGATGCTGCCTGCAAAGCAGCTGATATTCAGATGGTCGGCTATGAAAAAGTCATTGGTGCCGGTGCCGCGATTACTATCACCGTTTATTTTACCGGCGAAGTAGCGGCTGTGCAGTCAGGGGTTGATGCCGGTGTAAAAGCCGCCGAAGTATCCGGTCGTGTTCTAGCACATCGTGTGATTCCACGCCCCGATGAAGACGTTATGAAAAAGCTTATTGCCGTTAAGGCTGTTAAGAAAGAAACTAAAAAAACAAGGTTAAAGGATCCAAAGGGTCCAGAAAAGGAGGCAAAGTCATGA